From a region of the Fischerella sp. JS2 genome:
- a CDS encoding STAS domain-containing protein, which translates to MQAVLKNPTITVIRPQGSLNAANALEFKQDLIKALAQNTSSRLLVDLEQVEALDSAGLMALVSALKFAQDLGRQFSLCSVSPSLRIVFELTQLDKVFEIF; encoded by the coding sequence ATGCAAGCGGTGCTTAAGAATCCAACAATTACGGTCATTCGTCCTCAGGGCAGTTTAAATGCTGCTAATGCTCTGGAATTTAAACAAGATTTAATAAAAGCACTGGCACAAAATACAAGCAGTAGATTGCTGGTAGATTTGGAGCAAGTAGAAGCATTAGATAGTGCTGGCTTAATGGCGCTGGTATCTGCACTCAAGTTTGCTCAAGACTTAGGAAGACAATTTAGCCTTTGCTCGGTTTCCCCATCTCTGAGAATTGTATTTGAACTTACTCAACTCGATAAAGTTTTTGAAATATTTTGA
- a CDS encoding TIGR03936 family radical SAM-associated protein → MAIAVEKLITSDIIKPGRYLGNERLAIHKPWGTAVIRWVLTYPEVYEVGASNLGHIILYNILNAQPRQLCDRAYLPNPDLAAKLRTTKTPLFAVESKRSLTEFDILGFSLSYELGATNILEMLDLAGIPLTWKERNERTREIRKQGGRLGGHGSIPQSFCYPLIFAGGQTATSNPEPYADFFDFFALGDGEELLPEIGLVLEEGKQAGLSRQELLLDLAQIPGVYVPQFYNMAADGSVHPNRPDVPKRILRRVATPIPAYSIGLVPYVETVHDRLTIEIRRGCTRGCRFCQPGMLTRPARDVEPEKVVAAIEKGMRETGYNEFSLLSLSCSDYLSLPAVGMEIKNRLKNDNISLSLPSQRVDRFDENIANILGGMRQSGLTFAPEAGTQRMRDIVNKGLTNEELLRGVKTAWEQGWDKIKLYFMIGLPGETDADVLGIAETVSWLQRECRAKGRKPMAFNLTISNFTPKPHTPFQWHSVASAEFERKQKLLQQEFRRMKGVKVNFTDVRLSAMEDFIGRGDRSLGKVLHRAWELGAGMDSWYDSIERAYNAWGVAIAEAGLSWKYRQVENGEWNLFGTEEIRGQGGQEGEIASLSFLTPHTPHTPLPPSLNKPLPWDHIDTGIDKKWLKEDLKRALEAAIVPDCSFDGCSHCGVCGTDFGHNIVIPPLPIPEFAGQFVPNTTRVQRLRVWFGKQGDMALISHLDIMRLFDRAMRRAGLPIAFTGGYHPSPRISVASALPLGATSSGEIVDFELTQRLDVDTFRQRLVDVLSSDIPIYDVVELDLKAPAATQGLEAAEYVLKIAVPESSTASQWQEWLNTITQKSELWYEQTTKSGKTQLVNLRDRLFEMELLEITNVDAQSAVSLRYLGSCRPDGTLLRPEQVLFMLEQVSGKELQLLQIHRRRLLLRD, encoded by the coding sequence GTGGCTATTGCAGTTGAAAAACTAATCACCTCAGATATCATCAAACCAGGTCGTTACCTGGGTAATGAGCGTCTGGCAATACACAAGCCGTGGGGAACGGCAGTGATACGTTGGGTATTGACTTATCCCGAAGTATACGAAGTAGGAGCCTCTAATTTAGGGCATATCATTCTCTATAACATTTTAAATGCCCAACCACGTCAATTATGCGATCGCGCTTACCTACCAAATCCAGACTTAGCGGCTAAATTGCGGACAACCAAAACGCCATTATTTGCCGTTGAGTCAAAGCGATCGCTTACAGAATTTGATATTTTGGGTTTTAGCCTCAGTTATGAACTTGGTGCTACCAATATTTTAGAAATGTTGGATTTGGCTGGTATTCCCCTGACCTGGAAAGAAAGAAATGAAAGGACAAGGGAGATAAGGAAACAAGGGGGACGACTTGGAGGACATGGGAGCATTCCCCAATCCTTTTGTTATCCGTTAATTTTTGCTGGTGGACAGACAGCGACATCCAATCCCGAACCCTACGCCGATTTCTTTGACTTTTTCGCCTTAGGGGACGGTGAAGAACTTCTGCCAGAAATTGGTTTAGTTTTAGAAGAAGGTAAACAAGCAGGCTTAAGTCGGCAAGAACTCTTGCTAGACTTGGCACAAATACCGGGTGTATACGTTCCCCAGTTTTACAATATGGCTGCGGATGGTTCTGTACATCCCAACCGGCCAGATGTACCCAAACGGATTTTGCGACGAGTTGCTACGCCCATTCCTGCTTATTCGATTGGGTTAGTTCCTTACGTCGAGACAGTCCATGATCGCTTGACGATTGAAATTCGACGCGGTTGTACTCGTGGTTGTCGCTTCTGCCAACCCGGAATGCTTACCCGCCCAGCACGGGATGTGGAACCAGAAAAGGTGGTGGCAGCAATTGAGAAGGGAATGCGGGAAACTGGGTACAACGAATTTTCTTTACTCTCTTTGAGTTGTTCTGATTATTTGTCCCTGCCAGCAGTGGGCATGGAAATCAAAAATCGCCTCAAAAATGACAATATTTCTCTTTCTCTGCCCAGCCAGAGGGTAGACAGATTTGATGAAAATATCGCTAATATTCTGGGTGGAATGCGACAAAGTGGTCTAACCTTTGCCCCAGAGGCTGGCACTCAAAGAATGCGAGATATTGTCAACAAGGGTTTGACGAATGAAGAGTTATTACGGGGTGTAAAAACAGCTTGGGAACAAGGCTGGGACAAAATCAAGTTATATTTCATGATCGGTTTACCAGGGGAAACCGATGCAGATGTGTTGGGTATTGCTGAAACAGTCAGTTGGTTACAACGGGAATGTCGGGCGAAGGGTAGGAAACCAATGGCATTCAATTTGACAATTTCTAACTTTACACCCAAGCCCCATACGCCATTTCAGTGGCACTCGGTTGCTAGTGCTGAGTTTGAACGTAAGCAAAAGTTGCTGCAACAAGAATTCCGCCGCATGAAAGGCGTGAAGGTAAACTTTACCGATGTGCGGCTGTCAGCGATGGAAGATTTTATCGGTAGAGGCGATCGCTCTCTTGGTAAAGTTTTACATCGGGCCTGGGAATTAGGTGCAGGTATGGATTCCTGGTACGACAGCATCGAGCGTGCATACAATGCTTGGGGAGTTGCGATCGCTGAAGCTGGCCTCAGTTGGAAATACCGCCAAGTTGAGAATGGCGAGTGGAATTTGTTTGGGACAGAGGAGATCAGGGGACAAGGGGGACAAGAAGGAGAAATTGCTTCCTTGTCTTTCCTCACTCCTCACACTCCTCACACTCCACTCCCTCCCTCCCTCAACAAACCCCTACCATGGGACCATATAGACACTGGTATCGACAAAAAATGGCTAAAAGAAGACTTAAAACGCGCCCTAGAAGCTGCGATCGTTCCTGATTGCTCATTTGATGGTTGTTCTCACTGTGGTGTCTGCGGCACAGACTTTGGTCATAACATTGTCATTCCCCCACTACCAATCCCAGAATTTGCGGGACAGTTTGTACCTAATACTACTAGAGTTCAAAGACTACGGGTATGGTTTGGCAAACAAGGCGATATGGCTCTGATTAGCCACCTCGATATAATGCGCTTGTTTGATCGAGCCATGCGGCGAGCTGGATTGCCAATTGCTTTTACAGGTGGGTATCATCCATCACCCCGGATTTCTGTGGCTTCGGCTTTGCCTTTGGGAGCTACCAGTAGTGGTGAAATTGTGGATTTTGAGTTAACTCAGCGACTGGATGTGGATACTTTTCGCCAAAGATTGGTAGATGTACTATCTAGTGATATACCTATATATGATGTGGTAGAGCTGGATTTAAAAGCTCCTGCTGCTACCCAAGGGCTAGAAGCTGCTGAGTATGTACTTAAGATCGCTGTACCAGAATCATCAACAGCATCACAATGGCAAGAATGGCTGAATACAATTACACAAAAAAGTGAGCTTTGGTATGAGCAAACTACTAAGTCAGGCAAAACTCAGTTAGTAAATCTGCGCGATCGCTTATTTGAGATGGAATTGCTGGAAATTACTAATGTCGATGCACAATCAGCAGTGAGTTTGCGTTATTTGGGTAGTTGTCGTCCAGATGGTACGCTGTTGCGTCCAGAACAAGTTCTGTTTATGCTAGAACAAGTGTCTGGTAAAGAATTACAACTACTGCAAATCCATCGCCGTCGTTTGCTGTTGCGCGACTAG